Proteins encoded together in one Impatiens glandulifera chromosome 1, dImpGla2.1, whole genome shotgun sequence window:
- the LOC124923855 gene encoding uncharacterized protein LOC124923855, producing the protein MVEMTFFLGLQVRQLEDDIFINQAKYNRELLKKFDMESCSTASTLMNSFSKLDKDKNGQSVDINVYRGIIGSLLYLIVSRPNILFIVGVCRIFQANTKQSQLRSRCPLPRQEQKLNILSRAAVVQLLWVQQQMRDFGIEVDESPIFYDNNSAITITYNPVLYYPTKHIDIKHHFI; encoded by the exons atggtgGAGATGACGttcttccttggtcttcaagttcgcCAACTTGAAGATGACATCTTCATCAATCAGGCGAAATACAATAGGGAGCTGCTGAAGAAATTCGACATGGAGAGTTGCTCAACTGCTTCAACTCTTATGAACTCTTTTAGCAAGCTTGACAAGGATAAAAATGGCCAGTCTGTTGATATAAATGTCTATAGAGGAATAATCGGTTCTTTGCTATACCTAATAGTCAGCCGGCCAAACATCTTGTTTATTGTTGGCGTCTGCCGAATATTTCAGGCTAACACTAAACAATCTCAAT TAAGAAGTAGATGTCCATTGCCACGTCAAGAACAGAAGTTGAATATCTTGTCGCGGGCAGCAGTTGTTCAGTTGTTGTGGGTCCAACAACAGATGAGAGACTTTGGCATCGAAGTAGACGAGTCTCCGATCTTCTATGACAACAACAGTGCTATAACAATCACATATAACCCGGTGTTGTACTATCCGACGAAACATATTGATATCAAACACCACTTCATCTAG